Genomic window (uncultured Desulfovibrio sp.):
AGCCAGCCAGCAGACGCGCTTCGCGTTCAATCCGCACGCGGATGTCGAGCGGGGCATCGGGCAGCAGGGGCGCTGGCGCGGCTGCGCCGGATTCCTCATGATTGCGTTCCTTGAGTTTCTGATCCAGCAGGCCAAGGGCCATGGCAAAGCCATAGATGGTGGCCTGCGGGGTTGGCGGGCAGCCGGGAATGTACACGTCAATGGGCACAATCTTGTCGCTGCCGCCCCACACGGAATACATGTCGTGGAAGATGCCGCCGCTGCACCCGCAGGCACCGTAAGAGACGCATATCTTGGGGTCAGGCGCGTTGTGGAAGGCGCGCAGGGCGGGCATGCGCATGGCGCGGGTAACAGCGCCCGTGAACAGCAGAATATCCGCATGGCGGGGCGAGGGAACCACCTTGATGCCGAAACGCTCGGCATCAAAAATGGACGTGATGGACGCGAAGATTTCAATTTCGCAGCCGTTGCAGCCGCCACAGTCAATGCGGTAGACATAGGCCGAGCGCTGAATGCGCTGCAAAAGCGCACCCTTGAGCGCGGCTATGGAATCCTCAACGCTGACGGGTTCGGTTTTGTAGTGCGAGATACCGGGCGCGTAGGCATAGGGAA
Coding sequences:
- a CDS encoding NADH-quinone oxidoreductase subunit B family protein gives rise to the protein MSIVPYAYAPGISHYKTEPVSVEDSIAALKGALLQRIQRSAYVYRIDCGGCNGCEIEIFASITSIFDAERFGIKVVPSPRHADILLFTGAVTRAMRMPALRAFHNAPDPKICVSYGACGCSGGIFHDMYSVWGGSDKIVPIDVYIPGCPPTPQATIYGFAMALGLLDQKLKERNHEESGAAAPAPLLPDAPLDIRVRIEREARLLAGYRQGREISDRFFQCLEAGSTAALEANLQKWIRDAEDPRLTEILFRLREVFFDSLNVGQDQGIYHD